GCGCCATCTCCGGAAAAGATGCAAGACTCTCACAACCCTGGATGTTCAAGTTTTTAAGAGAGGTAAGGTTGTGAAGAATGGGTGGAATTTCCTTTAGCTCGGGACAAAAACGCACATACAACTCTACAAGAGAATGCAGTTGTCCTAATTCATCTGGTATTTTACAAACATTGCTTATATCCAAGGAAGCCAATGAGGTGAGACTGCCCGCACTCCTAACCACCACATCATCACATTCCTCCAACTCCAATTTACGAATGGAGGgagccattggaagacaacaCACCAGCTGCTTGCATTCTCTAATCtcaagttttgttaatttaggAAGGTGTTTCGGTAAATCCTTTTTCAGCTTTGGACATTCCTTGATATAAAGCACCTTCAAACAAGGGAATTCAATTTCACGACAAACCCATTCCTCCCACTCTAACATCTCTTCAAACCTCAGAATCTCTAGGGCTTCAAATGGCTTAAACGAAGAAGACCCAATATTCCCATAGAACTCTTGTCCCACCTTCTGCACTCCATCAATCCCCATAATAGAGAGCTCCTTGAGAGATCCCAGTTGCCCTAGCGATGGCAAGGATGAACAATTTTTACAATCGTGGAGTTGCATGGACACCATATTGGTAAATGAATGTCGCCTAACCAGTTAGGAAATTTTTCACCACAATAGTGCTCGATGGTCAGCTCTTTCAAATTGTTATGAGGTTGTAGCTTTTCAAGCACAGTTGTTTCCTTCTGCAAATCACGAGCAGTAGCATCGCCATCCCACTGCATTACTAACTCATCAAGACGCTCCTTGCCTTTCAAATTAGCCTCGAAGACATCCATAGCATCCACCACATTCTGCAACTTGGAAATGCAAAGTCTGCCACCAAGGTGTGACATGTCCCTCAACTCTTTAATTTTTGCCCCTCTATCCTCACCAACAACAAAAGCAGTCAATGTTCGAAGACGTTTCAACCCTTCCATTCCCATTGGCATCTCCTTTAAGCTAGTGCCACTAATATCAAGATGACGCAAGTTGATTAGTTTCCCCATTTTTGTGGGCAAATGAGTAAGAGAATGACAATTTGACAACATCAATGTCTGCAAGTTGAATAGGTTGGTTATTGATTCAGGGAGCCTTCTAATTGAAGTATGAGAAAGATCTAAGTAGCGTAGGTGTTTCAAAGTTCCAATTGAGTGAGGCAACTCCACAATATGATAATCAGCTAAAGAGAGAACCCGTAAGCATTTCAATGTTGGCAATAAAAGATCTGAGACCTTCTTGCTTAAAAAGATATAAGGAGATTGATAACCTGTATGTACAGGAAGAAAGGTCCGCAAATTATGAGCTTCATCAAATCGATCAAATTTCTTGGAGAGTTCAAATTGCTTTGCCCTAACGTAAGAAGAATGTCTGGTCTGCTTAGAAATTTGACTTCTCTTTTCATCATCCAACGAAGAGCAGAATTTTCCTGATACAAATTGTGCTAAATCATGGATCAAATCATGCATCAAAAATATTGATTCATCATCACTAGCTTGTTGGAAGAAAGATCTTGAAAGTAGATTGTCAAAACACATGTTACCATAATCTTCTATAGTTTCCTCTCTTTTGGAGCCATCTAATAAGCCTTCGGCCATCCAGAACAGCACCAAGttccttttttcaaatttatagtcCTTGGTGAATATGGAGCAATATGCAAAACATCGTTTCAAATTTGTTGGAAGATAATGGTAACTCAAGTATAAAGCTGGAAGAAAGTCACtttgttcaatttgaaaatcCCATATGCCATTATTCAGTACTCCATTCCAAGCATTTTCATCTTGTTTAGAGCGCAATAGACTTCCAATAGTCTTTGCGGCCAAAGGCAAGCCCTTGCATTTTCTTACTATTTCCATACCAATTGGCTCTAACTTTTGGCGGATGTTTGGATTCATATGAGCAAAGGCATGTTTTGCAAATAATAGCCAACACTGTTGAAAGGACAGCACATCAAGGTGATGAGAAGAGGTAGCAGTGCGCATAAGGGATGCAACATATTCATTACGAGTCGTTACTATGATCATACTGCCTTGTGCTCCAACGCTAAAAGGAGCCTTTAAGGCATCCCAGTTTTGGAGCTTCTCGTTCCACACATCATCTAGAACAAGGAAATATCTTTTCCCATTCAATTCATTCTTCAGCATATTTTGTAATGATTCCAAGTTTTTATAATCCGGTGAAGGACGAGTAACCGCCTCGAGAATTGCTTTGGTTATCCCTATCACATTAAATCGATCCGATACACAAACCCAAATCCTGGTATCAAAGTGGCTCTCCACCCTCTTATCATTGTAGATAATTTGAGCCAGGGTTGTTTTACCAACCCCACCCATACCTACGATGGGAACTACAGAAACTCCATTATCACCATTATCCCTGGAGGCTTCCTCGGATAAGAGAAATTGAATGATAGCCTCCTTCTCAGCATCCCTACCATAAATGCTAGACTCATCTACCGAAGAAGTGGTTGGTACCCTTTTTTCCATCTTAAACGACAACCCTCCAACACCCTCCCTTAAATGAAAGTCATGTTTTCGTTTTGCAACAGCATCCAACTCCCTTGTAATATTCTTTATCTTTTCACCAATCTTTGCATTAAATATGACAGATGTAGGATGACAAGCAGCAAAACAAGTTGGGATGAGCTTGTGTACCTTACTGGTGCTAGCTTGGGGTCCATGTATCAGGATCTGCAGATTAGCTTCAGTGTTGAACTCGTCCAGAACATCTTCCATGTCGTAAGCCAAAGATTTGAGATCATCCAACCAAAGCTTAACAGCTCTGTCCCTTATCTGCTTCTGCTCAGCATCAGTCAGCACAGCTTCAATATGTAACAAAATCCTCTTCCATTTTTGGAGAGTGGCCTCAACATTCTGACTGCGTGCATACTCCAACAAAGGGGCAGCCACCAACTTCTCAAGCACCACATCAAAGATGGAAGACACAGCCGCCTCCGCCACAAACATGTTTTCAGCAAAATTCAAACTCTCGAATAACCAAAGCAAATTAGCGAGAGTAGCAGTTGCTGTGAAAGCCTTTGCAGTAGTCTTTCAAGCCTTGCGAAAGCGCAGGAAAATGGTCTGTACATTGAATTGAAGTTTCAGGCATTGTGGAGCCCACAAAGCGCGTGAATGACTTGACTGATTAAAAACAAAGACCCGAGCATCAATCAATGCCATTGGGTTGCATGATTGCACCGTTCAatcctttttttcatatttgggtaACTTCAAGCGAAATAGTTGAatattcacaatatttttttatattttcattgaaataGTCATAAGTTCTTGACTTAGAGATGCTGATAATACTGAAAAGGGAACAGACcggaaaaataatttcaacaattttttgggTTGGAAGATGGAAAACAACTAAAGAAATTTGTAATTACCTTTAGAAAAGATTGTAAAATGCATAATTGCatttagagtttatttatttaaaaaatcggataataataattatatgaagaaaaaaaaatagagttgttttaaatcaatttttctctataaacttttaatattaattggttcactatttaagttttaagttatttttaaaaattactagactcgTTGATGAAGTTAagacattaagtcttgtttaatttggagtcCATttgcataatataaaaaaataataattttacatagaaaataaaaaatagtcatttgaaatcaatttttatttataaattgatggtattaattagataattatttgaattttaatttttttttaaattattaaactcattaatgaattcaacatataaaatcttgattaattttgagtttatttgtttagtgaaaaaaattataaaaatatgttatatgtgaagaagaaactaaccaagttatttaaaataaattttgacctatgaatttataatattgttGTATTGTTTACTTTTTAGTactaattaaattggtttttgagttttaaattaattttaaaaattaatcaattttacGTATAAGGTATAGTttgattccaaatttatttacttaatgaaaaaatttgagagaagtTAAAAGAAAGCTAGAAAACCACAtgcaatttaaagaaaaataatatttcaagattttttatattaggatTAGATcgtggagaaagaaaaaattggttttctatttttttgatttttaaaaataaaataaaacaacttctatgcgttttttaaaaattgtttaatattttactttatttctaaaaaatagaaataaagaaCAATGACCCAACAATATTatgaagttttaaaaacaattttttgtttttaaaaacataaaactgttttttaaccACAAGATTATGGGAGTATGGTCTTTATTGTCATTTCCCTAcatcaatcattttcattgtaGGCACTAGGCATTAGACCATTCACTCGGTGTTGACTGTTGGGTGGATAAGCACTGGTGCAGAAAATAGTTTGGTAGGCATTGTGGAGCCCACAAAACGCGTGAATGACTTgactaattaataattaaaaagcaAGACCCAACATGAAAAGTGGGTATTATCTCACTCacttgcacttttttttttctctttttttccgacctctttaattatatttaatatgtgATTCGTCACCTTAATCAACTATAACGTAGGtttaatatattaagaaaagGTTCAAGAGAGTTCTTGATTAAAAAGggtacatataaaaaaaaatatgataaaagagTATTACATTCAGCAAAAGGGATATTACGAAGAACAACCCAATATGATAAAAGAGTATTACATTCAGCAAAAGGGATATTACGAAGAACAACCCTCTTATTAATTGGTGTTAATTAGTATgagtaaaaaaatcattttataaaataattatttaactatatattttttaaaatatttttaaactaagaaagataaaattaatatttaaattttatatttttttaaaccagTGAATCATAACTCACTTTTTCCTGCATCAATCAGTGTCATTGGGttgtttaaacaatttttctCAATTGAAAGATGGGGAAAACAATTTTAGATCATTCGTTTGCTCTTCTTCTCTGGTTCTAAGTTGCAACGAAGGCGACTAATTAGGAAAATTATATGAAGTTTCATGGCAGGTACCAGACAGCTCTTCTTGGTTGAGTATGGAGTACGGACTGCCACATTCATTTTcgggcttttttaactttttacggtcattttaaaaaataattcttaaaaaatagtactttgtaaaataattcttaaaatatggtactttgaaaaataattctaaatctaTGGCACTTTTTGctattttaaaatgtgtttcttgaagagacatattctatatttttcatattaatcataaatgttaaaaaaaaaaaattgaatttacactaaaggtgtctcttgaagaaacacCGTCCAtaattccataaaattgaatttacattgaaggtgtcttttcaatagacacttttcacaatttttatattaataatacacattaaaaaaatttgaatttacattaaaagtttctcttcaaaagacaccttttATAATTCTACAAAaccaaatttatattaaaagtgtattTTAAATAGACATGTTTCACAGTTTTCGTATcagtttcataataaaaaaattgaatttatactaaaaatgtctTCTTAAAacacattttctataatttcataaaattaaattatatcaatgatccattaaaataattgaatttatactaaaagtgtattttcaaaagacacatttgtggaccccgcatttcggctcatgcgtttcccactcgatggcgagctcgatttttgtttcgaaaaatgatttttttatttgattaagagaaatgacttggagtcgccacttatttttgttttatttttaaaagggtaaacaaaataagaaagaaaaaccctaagtgtgactccttattttggaaaagacggtctgcgaaaaaccggatcgggatCGGGGGTCAGATTatttatcgggaaggtacggtgaaagaccatagcacccctctaagtccctaaagtcgggtctctactaatagaatgaagctgacatggcaatcaatgagaaaatcaatgaatactcgaagcgatcatgcacatatgggaatcaaaacatgtataaagaatgaacaaaatatgagtggatacgtacctggtcctccagtcgcgaatgcgctatcatggaacaggattagtgaatca
This Vitis riparia cultivar Riparia Gloire de Montpellier isolate 1030 unplaced genomic scaffold, EGFV_Vit.rip_1.0 scaffold770_pilon_pilon, whole genome shotgun sequence DNA region includes the following protein-coding sequences:
- the LOC117910522 gene encoding putative disease resistance RPP13-like protein 1 yields the protein MFVAEAAVSSIFDVVLEKLVAAPLLEYARSQNVEATLQKWKRILLHIEAVLTDAEQKQIRDRAVKLWLDDLKSLAYDMEDVLDEFNTEANLQILIHGPQASTSKVHKLIPTCFAACHPTSVIFNAKIGEKIKNITRELDAVAKRKHDFHLREGVGGLSFKMEKRVPTTSSVDESSIYGRDAEKEAIIQFLLSEEASRDNGDNGVSVVPIVGMGGVGKTTLAQIIYNDKRVESHFDTRIWVCVSDRFNVIGITKAILEAVTRPSPDYKNLESLQNMLKNELNGKRYFLVLDDVWNEKLQNWDALKAPFSVGAQGSMIIVTTRNEYVASLMRTATSSHHLDVLSFQQCWLLFAKHAFAHMNPNIRQKLEPIGMEIVRKCKGLPLAAKTIGSLLRSKQDENAWNGVLNNGIWDFQIEQSDFLPALYLSYHYLPTNLKRCFAYCSIFTKDYKFEKRNLVLFWMAEGLLDGSKREETIEDYGNMCFDNLLSRSFFQQASDDESIFLMHDLIHDLAQFVSGKFCSSLDDEKRSQISKQTRHSSYVRAKQFELSKKFDRFDEAHNLRTFLPVHTGYQSPYIFLSKKVSDLLLPTLKCLRVLSLADYHIVELPHSIGTLKHLRYLDLSHTSIRRLPESITNLFNLQTLMLSNCHSLTHLPTKMGKLINLRHLDISGTSLKEMPMGMEGLKRLRTLTAFVVGEDRGAKIKELRDMSHLGGRLCISKLQNVVDAMDVFEANLKGKERLDELVMQWDGDATARDLQKETTVLEKLQPHNNLKELTIEHYCGEKFPNWLGDIHLPIWCPCNSTIVKIVHPCHR